The region GTCCTTGCACCAAACGTGGCACTGAGTGAACGGTACCGATGGTGCCTGGGTTTGTTAGCGAAACAGTTGTTCCTGCGTAATCTTCAACGGTAAGTGCGCCAGCGCGGGCCTTCTTCACTATCTCTTCGTAGGCAACCCAGAACTGACCGAAATCTAACTCTTCGCAACCCTTAATAGATGGAACAAGAAGTTGACGGGTTCCATCTGGCTTTGCCAAGTCGATCGCAATACCTAGGTTGATATGTTCTGGCGTTCCAAGTGCGGGCTTTCCATCTACTTCACCGTAGAAAGCATTCATCTCTGGCATCGCGCGGAGCGCCTTGATCATTGCGTAAGCGATGATGTGAGTAAATGAAACTTTTCCGCCGCGGGTGCGCTTTAAATGATTTGTAATAACGGTGCGGTTATCGATCATCAACTTGGCAGGAATTGCGCGCACACTTGTTGCAGTCGGAACTGTTAGCGATGCTTCCATCGATGCAACAACGCGACCGGCAACTCCGCGAAGTGGTTCCATAGTTGCCGCACTCGGTGTAATCAAAACTGGTACTGGCTTTACAGGTGCCTGTGCTGGAGCTGGTGTTGAAACGACAGGGGCGGAAGCAACAGGTGCTGGCGCAGAAACTGGAGTAGATGTAACGGGCGCTGCCAAGGTTGATGGTGCAGGTGTTAAAACTTGTTGTGTCGCTTTTGGAACTGGTGGAACTGGTGGAGTTCCAACTTTTGGCGCGCTTGTTGTTGCAGCTGCACCTGGGTTATAAGTCTTAAAGAATTCAATCCATGAAGGTTCGACGGAAGTTGGATCGGCTTGGTAACGCTCGTACATCTCTTCGACGAGCCAATCATTGGCTCCGAAATCTGCCGACACTGGCAACTCCTTCTTCGCGATTAACCTTGAGCATTACAGTGGTAATTAACGCTTAATACGTGGCTAAGACTATCGGCTGAGCCGAGCATGAATAAATCCCGTAGCGCCGACCTCGAGCGCGATATTGACCACAATCGCGCCCCCAAACTCAGCGCGACAAGGGGCCAGAGGATTGGCAGAGTTGGCGCATGAACTCAGGAGCTCCGATGCGACCACTGGCCATTGTCAGCGGTGGAAGCCGTGGGCTGGGCTACGAAACTGCGCGGGGACTGGCGGCAAGCGGGTATGACTTAGCGCTGATCGCGAAAGACCCGGCACGGTTGAATTCAGCGAGAGAAGAACTGATCGCTGAGTATTCGCCAACCCAATCTGGTTTAAGCATTACAACGCATGCGGCAGATTTAGAGAACCAAGAGATTACTCGCAAAGTTGCTGAAGAAATCACCGCTTCACTGCCAACGCCACAAGTAATGGTGTTAGCACATGGCGTGATGAGTGAGAAGATGTCAAAGACTTTGCGCACAACCGATGCCGAATGGAATCGCGTGATGGCCATCAACTTAGATTCTGTTTTCACATTAGTAAATGTGATTGCACCAGCGATGGCGGATGCGCGAGATGGCCGATTAGTTATTTACTCAGCATGTTTAGGTCGTATGTCAGGACCAGGAAATGCCGGGGGACTTGCACCGTATCGAATTAGCAAAGCTGGCGTTAACGCACTCGTTAGAAACCTGGCACATGAAACAGGGTTAGGCGCTCGCGGATTTTATGTTGATGCAATCTGCCCTAATCATTCGCGCACAGATATGGGCGGGCCCGATGCACCACGTAGCGCCGAAGAAGGTGCCAAGACCGCAATCTGGTTGGCAACTGCAGATATTTCAGAACGTGGAACCGAACAAGTAACGGGACTGCTTTGGGAAGATAGAAAGATCGTACCTTTTTAAACTAACCCGTCTTTAGATTATTTACGCTCTTCGGGAATTATCGTCACTGCAAAATAGAGCACTGGGATTGCAAGCAATAACAATGGAATGGCGCCGATTAAGAAGCCACCTTCGAATTGATATTTAACAACGCCCAACACAATTAAGTTCGCCAACACCGCCGGCCCGCGGCCCCAATTCTTTCTCTGCGCAAATGCGCGACCACATGCCAAGAGCCCGAGGCCACCGGCCAATGAGAAGAGCAGCACCCCTGCAAGCGGCGGAATCTCGCGATCTTCATGGGTAATTCCCATTACGCCGACCCAGACACCTAGGGCTAACACAACTGCACCTTCTATATAGAGAAGGGCTGACGCGATGGAGCGCTTACGCGCTTGCTTGGCAGGATCGGTGCTCATAAGTCGGAAGGGTAGCGCATGGTTTTTTCACACGATGGATTGAGAGATTCGCTAACTCGCGTAGCTGCACCACCATTCTTCTATGAGAGTTTAAAAAGAGAGATCTCACTTTCCGAGCGGAGTGAAAGCACGATTACCGCTTTGACGCTCAGATTGATTTCAGAGCAACCGATTTATGACTATCCGCTAGTTGCCTTCTCTGAAATTGCTGCAAGGGCTCTCCGCTTAGAAGATCACATAGCACGTATGGGTATCAACAATTTTGTCATTTTAATTACTGGGGATAACGATGTAGCAGAACAAATCTGCGCTCGAATTTCTTCACAGTGGACCTTGGAAGGCGTTCCTGGAATCTCCCTACATTACGCATGGATTTCTCATCATGCCGGCGAGAGCATCCTCGATTTTCTAAATCGTCTCGACGGGCAAGAATTGAAAACCACATCTTTCTAATTCATCCACAGGTTTCTGCCGGCTCATATTTAGTAATTTGGATAGTTCTATCTTCGCGCCATGGAAATGGATGTCGCCTTTGGGCCTATTGCAGAGTTCATTTCTGATAAAACCATTGAAGAAATCTGGATTAATTCACCGCAAAGAATATTTGTCGCCCGAGCAGGAAAGAGCGAATTAACAAATTTAATTCTCTCTGCTGAAGAAGTCTCTCAGCTAGTAGATCGCCTACTTATCTGGAGCGGTAGACGTCTTGATCTATCGCACCCATTCGTTGATGCACGACTTCCAGATGGGAGTCGCCTGCATGTGGTGATCCCTGAAATCACTGCCGAACACTGGACTGTAAATATCAGAAAGCATTTAATGCGCCACTTAACTCTGCAAGATTTAGCAGAACGCGGTGCGCTAAATGATGCCATGGCTGCGGCTCTAACCAACTCTGTCCGCGCTGGGTTAAATATTTTGGTAAGTGGCGGAACCCAATCCGGTAAAACAACAATGCTTAACGCACTCATTTCGGCA is a window of Candidatus Planktophila lacus DNA encoding:
- a CDS encoding GGDEF domain-containing protein yields the protein MVFSHDGLRDSLTRVAAPPFFYESLKREISLSERSESTITALTLRLISEQPIYDYPLVAFSEIAARALRLEDHIARMGINNFVILITGDNDVAEQICARISSQWTLEGVPGISLHYAWISHHAGESILDFLNRLDGQELKTTSF
- a CDS encoding SDR family NAD(P)-dependent oxidoreductase, which produces MNSGAPMRPLAIVSGGSRGLGYETARGLAASGYDLALIAKDPARLNSAREELIAEYSPTQSGLSITTHAADLENQEITRKVAEEITASLPTPQVMVLAHGVMSEKMSKTLRTTDAEWNRVMAINLDSVFTLVNVIAPAMADARDGRLVIYSACLGRMSGPGNAGGLAPYRISKAGVNALVRNLAHETGLGARGFYVDAICPNHSRTDMGGPDAPRSAEEGAKTAIWLATADISERGTEQVTGLLWEDRKIVPF